The following proteins come from a genomic window of Oncorhynchus mykiss isolate Arlee chromosome 19, USDA_OmykA_1.1, whole genome shotgun sequence:
- the LOC110516472 gene encoding uncharacterized protein LOC110516472 isoform X1: protein MGCGSTLSVLPGNTTRGFGVTCYGPESSLRECFRSYDLLPGLTVICSDLLVQPDIFLTDSMGGVSRGHQGPEVFRGYNFTITCSTQPQYPGGSFLLTFTGSTRTQTQPAVNHSAAFLFPAADDSHQGNYICVYENYVFSHNFSSESELLSLTITASPLPAFIIRHVVVLMILLTAITTSYLYYKPTRRQNRVNRVSSMDLYVNAMEMVSLSSRAEAGPGEERAAQGTE, encoded by the exons atgGGTTGTGGCTCCACTCTTTCAGTTCTTCCTGGAAACACCACTAGAGGGTTTGGAGTTACATGTTATGGGCCTGAGTCTTCACTGAGGGAGTGTTTTAGAAGTTATGATCTCcttcctggactcacagtgatctgctcag ATCTCCTGGTCCAGCCTGATATCTTCCTGACTGACTCAATGGGAGGGGTCTCCAGGGGCCACCAGGGGCCCGAGGTGTTCAGGGGCTACAACTTCACCATCACCTGCTCCACTCAGCCACAGTACCCAGGAGGCTCCTTCCTCCTCACGTTCACCGGCTCCACCAGAACCCAGACCCAGccagctgtcaatcactctgctgccttcctcttccctgcTGCAGATGACTCCCACCAAGGGAACTACATCTGTGTTTATGAGAATTATGTTTTCTCTCATAACTTCTCCTCTGAGAGtgagctcctctccctcaccatcacag CCTCTCCTCTGCCAGCCTTCATCATCAGACACGTTGTAGTGCTGATGATCCTACTGACAGCCATCACCACCtcctacctgtactacaag cccaccaggaggcagaacagagtgaacagggtgagcagcatggatctttatgtcaatgccatggagatggtctctctgagctccagagctgaagctggaccgggagaggagagagcagcccaggGGACGGAGTAG